Within Paenibacillus sp. RUD330, the genomic segment GGAACAATCTACGGCAGCTTGTCGCGCATGGATAAGGACGGCCTGATCGCGGCCGTGGCCGAGGAGGAGCGCCGCAAGCTGTACCGGATAACGGATGCGGGCAAAGCCGTTCTAGGCAAGGAAATCGACCGGATCGGCGAGCTGTACCACAATGCCAAGAAAGCAGGTGACCGGCTGAATGGATGAGATCAGGCAAGTCGTCAAATGGTGGTCGGCCTGGAAGCCGGAGATCATCGAGGACTGGCTGGAGGACCAGCCCAAGAATGATCCGAGTTATCTGGCCATCTTCGAGGATTTCGGCTGGAAATCCGTCTACCGCAGCGGAGGCTGGTTCATCTGGCAAAAAGCGTACTCGGGCGAGCGCCCGCAGATTTATTCCGATACGGACACCCTGATTCAGCGCAATAAAAACCTGGCCGCCTTATTCTCCATCCTGATGCTCGTCCAGCTCCCGCTGATCGGAGGCAACAGCTGGCTGTTCCGGTCCCATCCCTTGCTGCTGCTTGTCTATGTGCCGTTATTCGGAGCGGGCGCATATGCGATCCTGCGCCTGCTTGCCGTAAACAAGAACCTCAAGAAACGCTTCCTCCGGTGAGCTTGGCTCGTCAGGATCCGATGATCTTCTGGTAGCTCGAGATATCGAGCCAGCGGCCGAACTTGCGGCCCACCTGCTTGAAATGCGCGCATTTTTCGTAGCCGATACGCTCGAACAGGGCGATGCTGCGCTCGTTCTCCGTGCAGACGGTCGCCACCAGCGCATGGAAGCCGAGCTCGGCCGCCTTCTCCTCCAGTGAAGCTGCGGCCCGGGTGCCCGTCCCTTTGCCCCGGCGGTCCGGGTCCAAATAAATCGTGATTTCGGCTGTCGTATCGTAAGCCTGCTTGTTTTTGTGCCGGGTCAGCAGAGCGTAGCCGGCATAACACCCCTCTTCTTCGATGACATAGGTCCGGTAGCGCGGATCGCCGCCCATGACATTGGCGCGCATTTCTTCCAGGCTCAGCGCTTCGGTATGGAACGAGATCGTCGTATTAAGGACATAGTGGTTGTAAGTCTGGAGCACTTGCGGCAGATGCCGCTCTTCGACCGGAGCCATGATCATGCGCCGTTCGCCCCCTTCCACCGGAATGTCTCCGATCGGTAATCGATGCCCATGGCATGGAACCATTCGTTCAAGCCGGTCCACAACCGCTCGCAGCGGGCATGGACCTCATGGACATTCCGCAGGTCGCCGTCCATGGCCATGGCCGCCAGCTCCAGGAAACCGTCCGGACGCGAGGGCATCGCCGAAGCCTCCTCGAAGCTGCTGGCCCTCGTCGTGAAATAACGGCGGTTGGCCAGCCCGATCAGCTTGGCCGCCTGCCAGGAGAGGTCGTAAGCCGCTCGGCGCGCATACGCCCCGTCCCCGGCGGAGACGGCGTTGCGGATTTTCCCCATTGTCTCATAGGGCTCCCAAACCATGAACTCCCTCATCACCTCGCGGAAGGCGGAGTCGGGAGCGCTTCCGACAGCGAGCTTGGCTTCCGCAAAGAGACGCCCCGGATCGTGAAGGGCGACCACATCGGCGTAAGAGCCCGCCTTGACCGCCCAGCTCTCGTCCACGGAGGCAGCTCCCTTCAGCCAGGCCGTTCGCTGCATCGCTCCGATCTCCAGCTTGAAAGGAAGAATGATCTCCTCCTGTCCGGGGAGTTCGACGCCGTCCGGCGTCAGAATCCGGATCTCAATATCCGAATAGGGTCCGTCGCTCCCGCGGGCCAGCGAGCCGTAAACGCCGACCGCCAATACGCTTCCGCCGTCCCGCTGCAGGACCTCTTCTTTCACCTGATGGATGAAATTCCATTTATCTTCCCTTGAAGTCGCAGCCGGATAAGGCAGCATCGCTTCAACCTCCCTGAACGGACAGACCCGGTATCGTTTCTTGCGTTCGTTTCTTGCGTTTGTTTCTTGCATTCGTTTCTTGCTAATTCGACAAACGATTCGCTCGCCCCTTCTCCCTTCCCGATAGTGCAGGACTGGAACCTCCCCACACCCTATAGTTATTGCAGTACATTCTATAGTTTGATGGGTGCCGCACGGAGGCCGGCCTCGGTATCCTAAAATTAGTAAGCGTTTTCATTCAATTTTGAAAGCCAAGGAGGATTCCAGTGAGAAGATCTCTGTCAGCCATCTTGTCCATGCTGCTCGCTTTCGGCGCCTTGACATCCGCAGGCGCTGCGGGCAGCCGCGCCTACGCCAATGCGCCGGCCGGCTTGTTCCAGGATTTCGAGCAAGGAACCGCAGGAGGGTGGACGACGTTCAACTGCGGAGCAGCCGCCCAGGTCTCCATCAGCGATGCCGTCTACAGCTCCGGCACCCGCTCTCTGCGCCTGACCGGGCGGGATACGGCAGGCTGCAGCCCCTCCATCAGCGCCGCCGGCCTGATGGAAGCAGGACAGCCGTATACGATCTCCGCCAAGGTCAAGCTCGGCAGCGGCGCGGGAAGCATGAAATTCACCATGAAGGAAAGCGGCAGCACGGACAGCTATGTGCAGGTGCTGGATCCGGTGCCGGCATCGGATGCCGGCTGGACCACGCTGCAGGGCGACTATTCGCCGCCTGCCGGCGCATCCGGGCTTACGCTGTACGTAGAGGGAGCTCCTGCCGGCAGCGACGTCTACCTCGACGACTTCATGGTGTTCAAGCAATCGACGCTGCAGCGGTACGGCTTTGAGGACGGATCGGCCCAGGGCTGGAC encodes:
- a CDS encoding PadR family transcriptional regulator, whose translation is MGYDSYSPMSETAFYTLLSLLEVRHGYGIMQHVEELTGGRIRLGAGTIYGSLSRMDKDGLIAAVAEEERRKLYRITDAGKAVLGKEIDRIGELYHNAKKAGDRLNG
- a CDS encoding DUF2812 domain-containing protein, encoding MDEIRQVVKWWSAWKPEIIEDWLEDQPKNDPSYLAIFEDFGWKSVYRSGGWFIWQKAYSGERPQIYSDTDTLIQRNKNLAALFSILMLVQLPLIGGNSWLFRSHPLLLLVYVPLFGAGAYAILRLLAVNKNLKKRFLR
- a CDS encoding GNAT family N-acetyltransferase; protein product: MIMAPVEERHLPQVLQTYNHYVLNTTISFHTEALSLEEMRANVMGGDPRYRTYVIEEEGCYAGYALLTRHKNKQAYDTTAEITIYLDPDRRGKGTGTRAAASLEEKAAELGFHALVATVCTENERSIALFERIGYEKCAHFKQVGRKFGRWLDISSYQKIIGS
- a CDS encoding kanamycin nucleotidyltransferase C-terminal domain-containing protein; this translates as MLPYPAATSREDKWNFIHQVKEEVLQRDGGSVLAVGVYGSLARGSDGPYSDIEIRILTPDGVELPGQEEIILPFKLEIGAMQRTAWLKGAASVDESWAVKAGSYADVVALHDPGRLFAEAKLAVGSAPDSAFREVMREFMVWEPYETMGKIRNAVSAGDGAYARRAAYDLSWQAAKLIGLANRRYFTTRASSFEEASAMPSRPDGFLELAAMAMDGDLRNVHEVHARCERLWTGLNEWFHAMGIDYRSETFRWKGANGA